Proteins encoded together in one Planctomyces sp. SH-PL14 window:
- a CDS encoding galactose oxidase, with protein sequence MLLAWVLSLLILTTVGQPESRAAEPVMPEHWIERPSLPDPRGFASMFAGVSNGAILAAGGANFPGALPWEGGRKVWHDRIFLADVKGGAWRLADEKLPRPLAYGVSATWRDEILCVGGETSIADPPGSQYRSEAFSLRWTGQAIERTDLPPLPQPISNACGALIDSRLYVAGGASSPTATSTLHTFLMLDLAAPAAERKWAPLDPWPGPPRMLAIAAVHDGAFYLLSGTDLSADVDGKPQRKYLRDAYCFTPAHGWKKLTDLPRAAVAAPTPAPVRSGHILVISGDDASQLHLPQPERTGFPADILAYDPATDRWLSAGRSPAPRVTVPTVKTPTGWQILSGEQRPGVRSPQVWEFLSTPPK encoded by the coding sequence GTGCTGCTCGCGTGGGTTTTGTCGCTGCTGATCCTCACCACTGTGGGACAGCCTGAGTCCCGCGCCGCGGAGCCCGTCATGCCCGAGCACTGGATCGAGCGCCCGTCCCTCCCCGACCCGCGAGGCTTCGCCAGCATGTTCGCCGGCGTCTCGAACGGCGCGATCCTCGCGGCCGGCGGCGCCAACTTTCCCGGGGCCCTGCCGTGGGAAGGGGGCCGCAAGGTCTGGCACGACCGGATCTTCCTCGCCGACGTGAAGGGGGGCGCATGGAGACTCGCCGATGAGAAGCTCCCCCGGCCGCTTGCCTACGGTGTCTCGGCGACGTGGCGGGACGAGATCCTCTGCGTCGGCGGCGAAACATCGATCGCCGATCCCCCGGGATCGCAGTACCGATCGGAAGCGTTCTCTCTCCGCTGGACCGGCCAGGCGATCGAGCGAACCGACCTCCCGCCGCTCCCGCAGCCGATCTCCAACGCCTGCGGCGCGCTGATCGACTCCCGCCTGTACGTCGCCGGCGGCGCGTCCTCGCCAACCGCCACCAGCACCCTCCACACCTTCCTGATGCTCGACCTCGCCGCCCCGGCCGCGGAACGAAAGTGGGCCCCCCTCGACCCCTGGCCCGGCCCCCCGCGGATGCTCGCCATCGCGGCCGTTCATGACGGCGCGTTCTACCTCCTCAGCGGCACCGACCTCTCCGCCGACGTCGACGGCAAACCCCAGCGCAAGTACCTCCGCGACGCCTACTGCTTTACCCCCGCACACGGCTGGAAGAAGCTGACCGACCTGCCCCGCGCCGCCGTCGCCGCCCCCACACCCGCCCCGGTCCGCAGCGGCCACATCCTCGTCATCAGTGGAGACGACGCCTCCCAGCTCCACCTCCCGCAACCGGAGCGAACCGGCTTCCCCGCCGACATCCTCGCCTACGACCCCGCGACAGACCGCTGGCTGAGCGCCGGCCGCAGTCCCGCCCCCCGCGTCACGGTTCCGACGGTGAAGACCCCGACCGGCTGGCAGATCCTCAGCGGAGAACAACGCCCCGGCGTCCGCTCGCCGCAGGTCTGGGAATTTCTGAGTACGCCCCCCAAGTAG
- a CDS encoding MFS transporter yields MPADRPSLSLSLRTAWMVVALLWPVALLNYLDRQMLASMKYSVMESIPTIGSDKNWGYMLGQFKWVYAFLSPIGGLIADRIGRRYTICGSLFVWSAVTWWTGHVNSYTELLWARSLMGISEAFYIPAALALIADYHTGHTRSRAVGLHQMAIYCGVIVGGFAGYIADDPQLTWRFAFDVCGIFGMLYAVPLLMILRDVPRDTSANAADTPRTTSAAATITQLLTNGSFILLVLYFTLPALAGWVVRDWMPAILKDKFHIGQGQAGVSATLYWQAAAIFGAILGGWMADGWMRRNIRGRIYVSALGMVLIIPAIFGLGYASTLGMAIALLVLFGLGWGLFDGNNMPILCQIVRPELRATGYGIMNLVSISCGGLADWGFGEMRDRQVPLHLIFGLFAACAAFSAILVLLIRPRADLSGTPS; encoded by the coding sequence ATGCCTGCAGACCGTCCGTCTCTCTCTCTCTCCCTCCGCACCGCTTGGATGGTCGTGGCCCTCCTGTGGCCCGTCGCGCTGCTGAACTATCTCGACCGGCAGATGCTCGCCTCCATGAAGTACTCCGTCATGGAAAGCATCCCGACGATCGGGTCGGACAAGAACTGGGGCTACATGCTCGGCCAGTTCAAATGGGTCTACGCCTTCCTCAGCCCCATCGGCGGCCTCATCGCCGACCGCATCGGCCGCCGCTACACCATCTGCGGCAGCCTCTTCGTCTGGTCCGCCGTGACGTGGTGGACCGGCCACGTCAACAGCTACACGGAGCTCCTCTGGGCCCGCTCCCTGATGGGAATCAGCGAAGCCTTCTACATCCCCGCCGCCCTGGCCCTTATCGCCGACTACCACACCGGCCACACCCGCTCCCGTGCTGTGGGCCTCCACCAGATGGCAATCTACTGCGGCGTCATCGTCGGCGGCTTTGCGGGCTACATCGCCGACGACCCCCAGCTCACCTGGCGGTTCGCCTTCGATGTCTGCGGGATCTTCGGCATGCTCTACGCGGTTCCGCTCCTCATGATCCTCCGCGACGTCCCCCGCGACACCAGCGCCAACGCGGCCGACACTCCGCGGACCACCTCCGCCGCGGCGACGATCACGCAGCTCCTGACGAACGGATCGTTCATCCTCCTCGTTCTCTACTTCACCCTCCCGGCCCTCGCCGGCTGGGTGGTCCGGGACTGGATGCCAGCGATCCTCAAGGACAAGTTCCACATCGGCCAGGGGCAGGCGGGCGTCTCCGCCACGCTCTACTGGCAGGCGGCGGCGATCTTCGGAGCGATCCTCGGCGGCTGGATGGCGGACGGCTGGATGCGGCGGAACATCCGCGGCCGGATCTACGTCAGCGCCCTTGGGATGGTCCTGATCATTCCGGCGATCTTCGGACTCGGCTACGCCTCGACGCTCGGGATGGCGATTGCGCTGCTGGTCCTGTTCGGTCTTGGCTGGGGCCTCTTCGATGGCAACAACATGCCGATCCTTTGCCAGATTGTTCGTCCCGAGCTCCGGGCGACGGGCTACGGCATCATGAATCTTGTCAGCATCAGTTGCGGCGGACTCGCCGACTGGGGTTTCGGCGAGATGCGCGACCGTCAGGTCCCGCTGCATCTCATCTTTGGTCTGTTCGCCGCCTGTGCCGCCTTCTCGGCGATCCTCGTCCTCCTGATCCGCCCAAGAGCCGATCTCAGCGGAACGCCCTCCTGA
- a CDS encoding DUF1592 domain-containing protein — MRSAFRTLLLVCLAALGALPGSNRARAQDKTASLPPAWTADTRGYDTVVAPFFKTHCTKCHAGTKLEGNFSVAADRLPNNFTDPATRNRWREIVNVLNSHEMPPEDEKQPTPQQVAAVVDWITQQTVRAELVARENRAVLRRLNRNEYHNTIRDLIGIDFDVSGFPQDPPAGGFDNNGGALTVSPLHVEMTLAAAQQILDRALVEGDQPKSIRWRFEPRVGPADRTRKRLDERNNPLVNGGNNQQEEDWVVVHHNSWDKGVGARDFRVPTAGTYVIRLQAAGRVPKRDAVVAAAEKMLAHRRDEQDAKNPKGKRWTQEAYDNDLAHFRADRMYDYGPPRVKLNVQLGSQPRTIAEFDVDAPADAPKVYEYRTRMTTESAGIGFEYAYALPRVLENFWMQGHDSFARPELLLGWFEIEGPLYDAWPPTSHTAILFPSPKQKSNETEYAREVLTKFMRRAFRRPVAPSEVDAKLKLFAAARKEKAFVEAIKLPLVAVLTSPHFLYLVETPRIDKVASTAKAAAPTAESLSDVELASRLSYFLWSSMPDEELLSLAEKGQLKNPAVRRKQVDRMLADSRSDALVTNFAGQWLGLRDVGANPPAADLYPQYDRHLETSIVGESEAYFAEFLRHDLDVRQMIRSDFVTINERLARFYDIPDVRGDEFRRVAVPKGVERGGIVTQASILTTTSNGTRTSPVKRGTWILKTLLGTDPGLPVANAGEIAPKVPGIDKATVRKRLEIHRELPQCARCHNKIDPLGFALENFNAAGEWRSQEGFGYKGRVGRDDPVIDASSKMPDGEEIRGVAGLQAAMLKREDQFLGCLSSKLLTYACGRELGLADQPTVQAAVGNLKQNKYALGALIQFIVQSEPFTRK; from the coding sequence ATGCGCTCCGCGTTCCGCACTCTGCTTCTTGTGTGTCTGGCTGCGCTCGGCGCGCTCCCCGGATCGAATCGCGCCCGCGCCCAGGACAAGACCGCCAGCCTACCGCCGGCCTGGACCGCCGACACCCGCGGCTACGACACCGTCGTCGCCCCGTTCTTCAAGACCCACTGCACAAAGTGCCACGCCGGAACAAAGCTCGAAGGGAACTTCTCCGTCGCGGCCGACCGCCTCCCCAACAACTTCACCGACCCCGCCACCCGCAACCGCTGGCGCGAGATCGTCAACGTCCTCAACTCCCACGAAATGCCCCCCGAGGACGAGAAGCAGCCCACCCCGCAGCAGGTGGCGGCCGTCGTCGACTGGATCACCCAGCAGACCGTCCGCGCCGAACTGGTCGCCCGCGAGAACCGCGCCGTCCTCCGCCGACTCAACCGCAACGAATACCACAATACGATCCGCGACCTCATCGGCATCGACTTCGACGTCTCCGGATTCCCTCAGGACCCACCCGCCGGAGGCTTCGACAACAACGGCGGAGCCCTCACGGTCTCCCCCCTGCACGTCGAGATGACTCTCGCCGCCGCCCAGCAGATCCTCGACCGGGCCCTCGTCGAAGGGGACCAGCCGAAGTCGATCCGCTGGCGGTTCGAGCCCCGCGTCGGTCCCGCCGACCGCACTCGCAAACGGCTCGATGAACGGAACAACCCCCTCGTCAACGGCGGCAACAACCAGCAGGAAGAGGACTGGGTCGTCGTCCATCACAACTCGTGGGACAAGGGGGTCGGGGCCCGTGACTTCCGCGTCCCGACCGCGGGGACCTACGTCATCCGCCTCCAGGCCGCCGGCCGCGTGCCGAAACGCGACGCGGTCGTCGCCGCGGCGGAGAAGATGCTGGCCCACCGTCGCGACGAGCAGGACGCCAAGAACCCCAAGGGGAAGCGGTGGACGCAGGAGGCGTACGACAACGACCTGGCCCACTTCCGCGCCGACCGGATGTACGACTACGGCCCACCGCGGGTGAAGCTGAACGTGCAGCTCGGCTCCCAGCCCCGGACGATCGCGGAGTTCGACGTCGACGCCCCGGCCGATGCTCCCAAGGTCTACGAGTACCGGACGCGGATGACGACCGAGTCGGCCGGGATCGGCTTCGAGTACGCCTATGCCCTCCCGCGCGTCCTGGAAAACTTCTGGATGCAGGGGCACGACTCCTTTGCCCGGCCGGAACTGCTGCTCGGATGGTTCGAGATCGAGGGGCCGCTCTACGACGCGTGGCCCCCGACGTCGCACACCGCGATCCTCTTCCCCTCGCCGAAACAGAAGTCGAACGAGACCGAGTACGCCCGCGAGGTCCTGACGAAGTTCATGCGTCGCGCGTTCCGCCGGCCGGTCGCCCCCTCCGAAGTCGATGCGAAGCTCAAGCTGTTCGCGGCGGCGCGGAAGGAGAAAGCTTTCGTCGAGGCCATCAAGCTCCCGCTCGTTGCGGTGCTGACGTCGCCGCACTTTCTCTACCTCGTCGAGACGCCGCGCATCGACAAAGTGGCCTCCACGGCAAAGGCTGCGGCACCGACGGCCGAGTCGCTCAGCGATGTCGAGCTGGCGTCGCGGCTGTCGTACTTCCTGTGGTCGAGCATGCCGGACGAAGAACTGCTGTCGCTCGCCGAAAAGGGGCAGCTCAAGAACCCCGCGGTCCGCCGGAAGCAGGTCGACCGGATGCTCGCCGATTCCCGGTCGGACGCCTTGGTGACGAACTTTGCCGGGCAGTGGCTGGGGCTGCGGGACGTGGGAGCGAACCCGCCCGCCGCCGACCTCTACCCGCAGTACGACCGGCACCTGGAGACGTCGATCGTCGGCGAGTCGGAGGCGTACTTTGCGGAGTTCCTCCGGCACGACCTCGACGTGCGGCAGATGATCCGTTCGGACTTTGTGACGATCAACGAGCGGCTGGCCCGGTTCTACGACATCCCGGATGTCCGCGGGGACGAGTTCCGCCGCGTGGCCGTTCCGAAGGGAGTCGAGCGGGGCGGGATCGTGACGCAGGCCTCGATCCTGACCACGACCTCGAACGGGACCCGGACCTCGCCCGTAAAGCGGGGCACGTGGATCCTCAAGACGCTCCTCGGGACCGACCCCGGACTGCCGGTGGCGAACGCGGGCGAGATCGCTCCCAAGGTGCCGGGGATCGACAAGGCGACGGTTCGCAAGCGACTGGAGATTCACCGCGAGCTGCCGCAGTGCGCCCGCTGCCACAACAAGATCGACCCGCTCGGGTTCGCCCTCGAAAACTTCAACGCGGCGGGCGAATGGCGCTCGCAGGAAGGGTTCGGCTACAAGGGACGGGTCGGCCGGGATGACCCGGTGATCGACGCCTCATCCAAAATGCCCGACGGCGAGGAGATCCGCGGCGTGGCGGGACTCCAGGCCGCGATGCTGAAGCGCGAGGACCAGTTCCTCGGCTGCCTGTCGTCCAAGCTTTTGACCTACGCCTGCGGCCGCGAACTCGGCCTGGCGGACCAGCCGACAGTCCAGGCGGCCGTCGGGAACCTGAAGCAGAACAAGTATGCGCTCGGTGCGCTGATTCAGTTCATCGTGCAGAGTGAGCCGTTCACGAGGAAGTGA
- a CDS encoding DUF1552 domain-containing protein yields the protein MALPFLDAMLPHALAAPSTFKSWEKSNLSHPRMICCYVPNGVNIVEWVPQDAGTGYTLSPTLEALKEHRGEFSVLSGLGHPHSEGGHSGADTWLTAAHLKSKPGADYTNTLSADQLAAAKHGRETRYPSLQLGDMSGTGAAGHSHTLSFDINGTPLPTENSPRRLFERLFVAESAGDRAATMKRYAERRSILDDIAADAQTLDRRLGTGDRRKMDEYLSSVRETEKQVERLQSWIDRPKAEVPETGLQLSSQPGNAHDRPMWIDVMLELAYLAFITDTTRVITFEWSREAGGYGGGGENHHELSHHGGDAGMLSKLAVIDKFHLSRLGRFLGMLRSTEEGDGAMLDRTMVLYGSGMNSGKGGEHSPKNLPLLVAGGQKLGLTHGRHLAFDVEKHPPMSNVLLTLVQKMGVEVEAFADSTGTLTGL from the coding sequence GTGGCGCTGCCGTTTCTCGACGCCATGCTGCCGCATGCGCTGGCGGCTCCGTCGACGTTCAAGTCGTGGGAGAAGTCGAACCTCAGCCATCCGCGGATGATCTGCTGTTATGTCCCCAACGGGGTCAACATCGTCGAATGGGTGCCGCAGGACGCCGGGACGGGATACACGCTTTCGCCGACGCTCGAAGCCCTGAAGGAGCACCGCGGCGAGTTTTCGGTGCTCTCGGGGCTGGGGCATCCGCACTCCGAAGGGGGGCACAGCGGGGCCGATACGTGGCTGACCGCGGCGCACCTCAAGAGCAAGCCGGGGGCGGACTACACCAACACGTTGTCAGCCGATCAGCTCGCTGCCGCGAAGCATGGGCGGGAGACGCGGTACCCGTCGCTGCAGCTGGGCGATATGTCGGGGACGGGGGCGGCGGGGCATAGTCATACGCTGTCGTTCGACATCAACGGGACGCCGCTGCCGACGGAGAACTCGCCGCGGCGGTTGTTCGAGCGGCTGTTTGTGGCGGAGTCGGCGGGGGACCGGGCGGCGACGATGAAGCGGTATGCCGAGCGGCGGTCGATCCTGGATGACATTGCGGCCGATGCCCAGACGCTCGATCGGCGGCTGGGGACGGGCGACCGGAGGAAGATGGACGAGTACCTTTCGAGTGTCCGGGAGACCGAGAAGCAGGTGGAGCGGCTGCAGTCGTGGATCGACCGGCCGAAGGCGGAGGTGCCGGAGACGGGGTTGCAGCTTTCGAGTCAGCCGGGGAACGCGCATGACCGGCCGATGTGGATTGATGTGATGCTGGAGCTGGCCTATCTGGCGTTCATCACGGACACGACGCGGGTCATTACCTTTGAATGGTCCCGCGAGGCGGGGGGGTATGGCGGCGGTGGGGAGAACCACCATGAGCTTTCGCACCACGGGGGCGATGCCGGGATGCTGTCGAAGCTCGCTGTGATCGACAAGTTTCACTTGTCGCGGCTGGGGCGGTTTCTGGGGATGCTTCGTTCGACGGAGGAAGGGGATGGGGCGATGCTGGATCGGACGATGGTCCTTTATGGGAGCGGGATGAACTCGGGTAAGGGGGGCGAGCACTCGCCGAAGAATCTGCCGTTGCTGGTGGCTGGAGGGCAGAAGCTGGGGCTAACGCATGGGCGGCATCTGGCGTTTGATGTGGAAAAGCATCCGCCGATGTCGAATGTGTTGTTGACGCTGGTGCAGAAGATGGGTGTGGAGGTGGAGGCGTTTGCGGATTCGACGGGGACGCTGACGGGGTTGTAA
- a CDS encoding HdeD family acid-resistance protein codes for MFLVRGICAIAFGIMAFAWPGITVLTLVLLYAAHVIIDGATVLGIAMTGRVEGGAWWGMILVGVLGILAGITAFAWPGITAVVLLAFVAIWAILRGIFEIVAAIRLRKVIEDELLLGLAGLASVAFGVLLLLWPAAGLVTIAWIVGANAITFGILSIALGVRLKRLANRGGGPGEAVPS; via the coding sequence ATGTTTCTGGTGCGCGGAATCTGCGCCATCGCCTTCGGGATCATGGCGTTTGCTTGGCCGGGGATCACCGTCCTGACGCTGGTCCTGCTGTACGCCGCCCACGTCATCATCGACGGGGCGACGGTCCTGGGAATTGCGATGACCGGCCGCGTCGAAGGGGGCGCGTGGTGGGGAATGATCCTGGTGGGAGTGCTGGGGATCCTGGCGGGGATCACGGCCTTTGCGTGGCCGGGGATCACGGCCGTGGTGCTGCTGGCCTTTGTGGCGATCTGGGCGATCCTGCGGGGGATCTTTGAGATCGTGGCGGCGATCCGGTTGCGGAAGGTGATTGAGGACGAGCTGCTGCTGGGTCTGGCGGGGCTGGCTTCGGTCGCCTTCGGGGTGCTGCTCCTGCTCTGGCCGGCGGCGGGGCTGGTGACGATCGCGTGGATCGTGGGGGCGAACGCGATCACGTTCGGGATCCTGTCGATCGCGCTGGGGGTGCGGCTGAAGCGGCTGGCCAACCGGGGCGGCGGGCCGGGCGAAGCGGTCCCGAGTTGA
- a CDS encoding glycoside hydrolase family 2 protein, producing MRIIAALALLLSLLPAPLPAEWKPADSPLMTRWAKDVRPGAVLPEYPRPQLRRDAWQNLNGLWDYAITDRKAGLPTQWDGQILVPFAIESALSGVKKRLEPNQALWYHRTFTLPQTDAWKDRSIQLHFGAVDWECDVYLNGQRVGGPDAHPHRGGFDPFTLRLDGPGATLNRTGENHLAVRVYDPSDDAPQPRGKQVRKPEGIWYTPVSGIWQTVWLEPVPETYIRGVKFTPDLDEMAISVQLDVVNPKPGMKAGIFVRSLPNGVSGVFAKSWHMELDKPFVIECSKFSGKFGQPDPKDLKPHLWSPDHPHLIDVLVGLVEDPKADLGGFGKDWTAKLDVPGEDKNVPAVALVDSVQSYTALRKTAVQKDERGINRMFLNNEPVFQFGPLDQGWWPDGLYTAPTDEALKFDIEATKELGFNMARKHVKVEPDRWYYWCDKLGLLVWQDMPSGDRNINPNEPDHQRTAESEAIYRREWEAIMKALHNHPSIVVWVPFNEGWGQFKTNEILEWTKKQDPSRVVDGPSGWADRGEGDMHDMHHYPGPSMFPVSEKRATVLGEFGGLGLPVEGHTWLQKGNWGYRSFENKEALTAEYDQFIAQLPILIGEGLAAAVYTQTTDVEIEVNGLLTYDRAIYKMDPKHVAETNRAVYAPPPRVSTLVPTSEEKPQEWSFTTDKPADGWEAADFNASGWKKGPGGFGALNPPGSKVRTTWDTKEIWARREFDLPAAEVENLWLRIHHDEDTEIYLNGKKIGETHGYTTRYIQIPAIAGSGKSLRPGRNVLAVHCRQTGGGQYIDVGLLDVRKESPAR from the coding sequence ATGCGAATCATCGCCGCACTCGCGCTCCTCCTCTCGCTCCTCCCCGCCCCCCTCCCGGCCGAATGGAAACCGGCCGACTCACCACTAATGACCCGCTGGGCCAAAGACGTCCGCCCCGGCGCCGTCCTCCCCGAATACCCCCGCCCCCAACTCCGCCGCGACGCCTGGCAAAACCTCAACGGACTCTGGGACTACGCCATCACCGACCGGAAAGCCGGCCTCCCCACCCAATGGGACGGCCAGATCCTCGTCCCCTTCGCCATCGAGTCCGCTCTCTCCGGCGTCAAAAAACGCCTCGAACCCAACCAGGCCCTCTGGTACCACCGCACCTTCACTCTCCCCCAGACCGACGCCTGGAAAGACCGCTCCATCCAGCTCCACTTCGGCGCCGTCGACTGGGAATGCGACGTCTACCTCAACGGCCAGCGCGTCGGCGGCCCCGACGCCCACCCCCACCGCGGCGGCTTCGACCCCTTCACCCTCCGCCTCGACGGCCCCGGCGCCACCCTCAACCGCACAGGCGAAAACCACCTCGCCGTCCGCGTCTACGACCCCAGCGACGACGCCCCTCAGCCCCGCGGCAAACAGGTCCGCAAGCCCGAAGGGATCTGGTACACCCCCGTCTCCGGCATCTGGCAGACCGTCTGGCTCGAACCGGTCCCGGAAACCTACATCCGCGGCGTCAAGTTCACCCCGGACCTCGACGAGATGGCCATCTCGGTCCAGCTCGACGTCGTGAACCCCAAGCCCGGCATGAAAGCGGGGATCTTCGTCCGCAGCCTCCCCAACGGAGTCTCCGGGGTCTTCGCCAAGTCGTGGCACATGGAGCTCGACAAGCCCTTCGTCATTGAGTGCTCCAAGTTCAGCGGCAAGTTCGGTCAGCCGGACCCCAAGGATCTCAAACCGCACCTCTGGAGCCCCGACCACCCGCACCTGATCGACGTCCTGGTCGGACTGGTCGAAGACCCCAAGGCGGACCTCGGAGGCTTTGGGAAGGATTGGACGGCCAAGCTCGACGTCCCCGGCGAGGACAAGAACGTCCCTGCCGTCGCCCTCGTCGACTCCGTCCAGAGCTACACCGCCCTCCGCAAAACCGCGGTCCAGAAGGACGAGCGGGGGATCAACCGGATGTTTCTCAACAACGAGCCGGTCTTCCAGTTCGGCCCGCTCGACCAAGGATGGTGGCCGGACGGGCTCTACACCGCCCCGACCGACGAGGCCCTCAAGTTCGACATCGAGGCGACGAAGGAACTGGGCTTCAACATGGCCCGCAAGCACGTGAAGGTCGAGCCGGACCGCTGGTACTACTGGTGCGACAAGCTTGGCCTCCTCGTCTGGCAGGACATGCCCAGCGGCGACCGCAACATCAACCCAAACGAGCCGGACCACCAGCGGACCGCGGAGTCCGAGGCGATCTACCGCCGCGAGTGGGAGGCGATCATGAAAGCCCTCCACAACCACCCGTCGATCGTCGTGTGGGTCCCGTTCAACGAAGGCTGGGGCCAGTTCAAGACGAACGAGATCCTGGAGTGGACGAAGAAGCAGGACCCCTCGCGCGTCGTCGACGGCCCCAGCGGCTGGGCCGACCGGGGCGAAGGGGACATGCATGACATGCACCACTATCCCGGCCCGTCGATGTTCCCGGTCAGCGAGAAGCGGGCCACCGTCCTCGGCGAGTTCGGCGGCCTCGGCCTCCCGGTCGAAGGGCACACCTGGCTCCAGAAGGGGAACTGGGGCTACCGCTCCTTCGAGAACAAGGAAGCCCTGACGGCGGAGTACGACCAGTTCATCGCCCAGCTCCCGATCCTGATCGGCGAAGGTCTGGCGGCGGCGGTCTACACCCAGACGACCGACGTCGAGATCGAGGTCAACGGCCTGCTCACCTACGACCGTGCCATCTACAAGATGGACCCCAAGCACGTCGCCGAGACGAACCGCGCCGTCTACGCCCCCCCGCCGCGGGTCAGCACGCTCGTCCCGACCTCCGAGGAGAAGCCGCAGGAGTGGTCCTTCACCACGGACAAGCCGGCCGACGGCTGGGAAGCGGCCGACTTCAACGCGTCCGGATGGAAGAAGGGCCCCGGAGGCTTCGGGGCTCTCAACCCGCCGGGCTCGAAAGTCCGCACGACATGGGACACGAAGGAGATCTGGGCCCGTCGTGAGTTCGATCTCCCGGCCGCGGAGGTGGAGAACCTCTGGCTCCGGATCCATCACGACGAAGACACGGAGATCTATCTCAACGGCAAGAAGATCGGGGAGACCCACGGCTACACGACGCGCTACATCCAGATCCCCGCGATCGCCGGCAGCGGCAAATCGCTCCGGCCGGGCCGCAACGTCCTGGCAGTCCACTGCCGCCAGACGGGAGGCGGCCAGTACATCGACGTCGGGCTCCTGGACGTCCGGAAGGAAAGTCCGGCCCGCTAG
- a CDS encoding DUF1559 domain-containing protein yields MLKPRRGISSRGFTLIELLVVIAIIAVLVAILLPAVQQAREAARVSQCKNSLKQWGVALHNYHETHGIFPPALLNSGRYNNTAFYTNGNRVLNTTGWTFLLPFVDQGAMYNKYDFNVCSSVSSPYSLPVAGTDTTNVAVINTNLPLLNCPSHPSGGQEVTAAAGTVTDFYSRNRARRSSYAFSSGTFTDYDAPFESTIGDIRRGAFGNNGAARIRDIPDGTSNTLAIAESWSGDDYKTSSSYGPWGLDGTHTCCHARIPGGSSTALTSATVAAYTADWSINAAYIGDARGRQYAWGMGSGHAGGANMLMADGAVVFMSESMDYLNLSRLAYIKDGASVDPL; encoded by the coding sequence ATGCTTAAGCCCCGTCGTGGAATTTCGTCGCGCGGATTCACCCTGATTGAGCTGCTGGTGGTCATTGCGATCATCGCGGTTCTCGTGGCGATCCTGCTTCCCGCCGTCCAGCAGGCCCGCGAAGCGGCCCGCGTGTCGCAGTGCAAGAACAGCCTCAAACAATGGGGCGTGGCACTGCACAACTACCATGAGACGCACGGGATCTTCCCGCCCGCTCTGCTGAACTCCGGCCGCTACAACAACACGGCCTTCTATACCAATGGAAACCGCGTCCTGAACACGACCGGATGGACCTTCCTCCTGCCGTTCGTCGATCAGGGGGCTATGTACAACAAGTACGACTTCAACGTCTGCTCGAGCGTCTCCTCTCCGTATTCCCTCCCGGTGGCAGGAACCGACACGACGAACGTCGCGGTGATCAACACGAATCTCCCGCTGCTCAACTGCCCGTCCCATCCCTCGGGAGGGCAGGAGGTCACTGCGGCGGCCGGCACGGTCACCGACTTCTATTCCCGCAATCGCGCCCGCCGATCGAGCTACGCGTTCTCCTCGGGAACGTTCACCGACTACGACGCTCCCTTCGAATCGACGATCGGGGACATCCGCCGGGGAGCCTTCGGCAATAACGGCGCGGCCCGGATCCGGGATATCCCGGATGGGACGAGCAATACGCTCGCCATCGCCGAATCCTGGAGCGGCGACGATTACAAGACCTCTTCCAGCTACGGCCCCTGGGGCCTTGATGGGACGCATACCTGCTGCCACGCGCGGATTCCCGGCGGCTCGTCGACCGCGCTGACGTCCGCGACCGTCGCCGCCTACACCGCCGACTGGTCGATCAACGCCGCCTATATCGGCGATGCCAGGGGACGGCAGTACGCGTGGGGGATGGGAAGCGGCCACGCCGGCGGGGCCAACATGCTCATGGCGGACGGAGCGGTCGTCTTCATGTCGGAGAGCATGGACTATCTCAACCTCTCGCGGCTGGCCTACATCAAAGACGGCGCCTCGGTGGATCCTCTCTGA
- a CDS encoding carboxypeptidase-like regulatory domain-containing protein: MSGCGGSKKPDRGTVPVSGTITYQGKPLPDASIYFFSDKFSAYGKTDAEGKYRIAQGAIPGENKVFVSKITGDAKAIPNQIADDPGQVAAANAATMNDPNRPRKVPRGELLPPEMSDPERTQLTFKVPAEGTEMANFSF; this comes from the coding sequence ATGAGCGGGTGCGGAGGGAGCAAGAAGCCGGACCGGGGAACCGTCCCGGTATCGGGGACCATCACCTACCAGGGAAAGCCCCTCCCGGACGCCAGCATCTACTTCTTCTCCGACAAGTTCTCCGCCTACGGCAAAACGGACGCGGAAGGAAAGTACCGCATTGCCCAGGGAGCGATCCCCGGGGAAAACAAGGTCTTCGTCTCCAAGATCACGGGAGATGCGAAAGCGATTCCCAACCAGATCGCCGACGACCCAGGGCAGGTCGCGGCCGCGAACGCCGCCACGATGAACGACCCCAATCGCCCCAGGAAGGTCCCCCGGGGCGAGCTCCTCCCCCCGGAAATGAGCGATCCGGAGCGAACTCAGCTGACGTTCAAGGTTCCCGCGGAGGGGACCGAGATGGCCAACTTCAGCTTCTGA